In a single window of the Lineus longissimus chromosome 4, tnLinLong1.2, whole genome shotgun sequence genome:
- the LOC135485907 gene encoding sodium-dependent lysophosphatidylcholine symporter 1-B-like isoform X4, giving the protein MGEKEEEAQQESGPTLPVWRRVCFALGGLPYQTTGNVIGFFIPVFLLEVANLNPFYVSVIVLTGKAWDAITDPIVGYLVSRTNTRFGKMRPWLMIAPPFTCVTYFFLWYVPDISDSGKLGYYFIIYCGFMTFESCVHVPYTSLTMYISDKQVDRDSCTAYRMIAEVTGLLFGVAVQGVMVNPYRVLSKPAYTPITDEDYQLEKTSYLLASAVIVGLYVICIYITFFGTKERKGVIDDIPEPFFQSLKMVFSFGPYVKLTMAFLFISLATQIVQGNLALYITHSLKLGSQFSYGIFALVAVAILVMPLWQLLSIKIGKKISFAIAAILYVPVLYIQLFLPPKNMIGLYGCLVLAGAVVSASFLLPWSMLPDVLDDFMLKKGHRKDAVFYSFYVFFNKLSVGVSLGISQLALGFNGYDSKRQVQPDSVAITLRMLIAPVPIVCCLISLIFIYLYPIDEKRRQEIRQSMEQKGKEKEALRHSQILQDTGVTIRSGSAHANPSFADDDLNIRL; this is encoded by the exons ATGGGGGAGAAGGAAGAGGAAGCTCAGCAGGAGTCAGGTCCAACCCTCCCTGTCTGGAGGAGGGTCTGCTTTGCCCTTGGAGGACTGCCATACCAAACTACAGGAAATGTCATAGGATTCTTCATCCCTGTCTTCCTCCTAGAAGTTGCCAAT CTCAATCCATTCTATGTGTCTGTGATTGTCCTGACTGGTAAAGCATGGGATGCTATCACGGATCCTATAGTGGGCTACCTGGTCAGCAGAACCAATACAAGGTTTGGCAAGATGAGACCTTG GCTCATGATTGCCCCACCATTCACTTGTGTCACCTATTTCTTCCTGTGGTATGTTCCGGACATATCAGATAGTGGCAAATTGGGCTATTACTTCATCATATATTGTGGCTTCATGACATTTGAATCA TGTGTCCATGTGCCCTACACATCTCTGACTATGTACATCAGCGACAAGCAAGTGGACAGAGACAGTTGTACAGCGTACA GGATGATAGCGGAGGTGACAGGACTTCTGTTCGGTGTCGCCGTCCAAGGTGTGATGGTGAACCCGTATCGTGTGTTGTCTAAACCGGCTTATACACCCATCACTGATGAGGATTACCAATTAGAG AAAACATCCTACTTGTTAGCGTCAGCCGTAATTGTTGGATTATATGTAATCTGCATTTATATCACTTTCTTCGGGACCAAGGAAAGAAAGG GTGTGATAGATGACATCCCAGAGCCTTTCTTCCAGTCACTAAAGATGGTGTTCTCCTTCGGACCATACGTCAAGCTCACTATGGCCTTCCTCTTCATATCACTAGCAACACAG ATTGTCCAAGGAAACCTTGCTCTCTACATCACACATTCCCTGAAGCTAGGTTCACAGTTCTCGTACGGAATATTTGCTTTAGTG GCAGTTGCCATCCTTGTGATGCCGTTATGGCAGCTCTTGAGCATTAAGATTGGGAAGAAAATATCCTTTGCAATTGCGGCTATT CTGTACGTCCCCGTCCTGTATATACAACTCTTTCTACCCCCCAAGAACATGATCGGTCTGTATGGCTGCTTAGTGCTGGCTGGGGCAGTGGTTTCTGCATCATTTTTACTTCCATG GTCGATGCTTCCTGACGTCCTGGATGACTTCATGCTGAAGAAGGGTCACAGGAAAGATGCTGTTTTCTATTCTTTCTATGTGTTCTTCAACAAGTTATCTGTTGGGGTTTCCCTTGGGATATCACAGTTGGCGCTAGG GTTTAATGGTTATGATTCGAAACGACAAGTCCAGCCGGATTCTGTGGCTATAACCCTACGGATGCTGATCGCCCCAGTCCCTATAGTATGCTGTCTGATAAGCCTCATCTTTATCTACCTCTACCCAATTGATGAGAAGAGACGACAGGAGATAAGACAATCAATGGAACAGAAAGG TAAAGAAAAAGAAGCGCTAAGGCATAGCCAGATTCTTCAAGACACCGGTGTGACAATAAGAAGTGGATCAGCACATGCAAACCCAAGTTTTGCCGATGATGATCTGAATATTAGGCTATAA
- the LOC135485907 gene encoding sodium-dependent lysophosphatidylcholine symporter 1-B-like isoform X3, with protein MEETTPIMGEKEEEAQQESGPTLPVWRRVCFALGGLPYQTTGNVIGFFIPVFLLEVANLNPFYVSVIVLTGKAWDAITDPIVGYLVSRTNTRFGKMRPWLMIAPPFTCVTYFFLWYVPDISDSGKLGYYFIIYCGFMTFESCVHVPYTSLTMYISDKQVDRDSCTAYRMIAEVTGLLFGVAVQGVMVNPYRVLSKPAYTPITDEDYQLEKTSYLLASAVIVGLYVICIYITFFGTKERKGVIDDIPEPFFQSLKMVFSFGPYVKLTMAFLFISLATQIVQGNLALYITHSLKLGSQFSYGIFALVAVAILVMPLWQLLSIKIGKKISFAIAAILYVPVLYIQLFLPPKNMIGLYGCLVLAGAVVSASFLLPWSMLPDVLDDFMLKKGHRKDAVFYSFYVFFNKLSVGVSLGISQLALGFNGYDSKRQVQPDSVAITLRMLIAPVPIVCCLISLIFIYLYPIDEKRRQEIRQSMEQKGKEKEALRHSQILQDTGVTIRSGSAHANPSFADDDLNIRL; from the exons GAAGAGACCACGCCAATCATGGGGGAGAAGGAAGAGGAAGCTCAGCAGGAGTCAGGTCCAACCCTCCCTGTCTGGAGGAGGGTCTGCTTTGCCCTTGGAGGACTGCCATACCAAACTACAGGAAATGTCATAGGATTCTTCATCCCTGTCTTCCTCCTAGAAGTTGCCAAT CTCAATCCATTCTATGTGTCTGTGATTGTCCTGACTGGTAAAGCATGGGATGCTATCACGGATCCTATAGTGGGCTACCTGGTCAGCAGAACCAATACAAGGTTTGGCAAGATGAGACCTTG GCTCATGATTGCCCCACCATTCACTTGTGTCACCTATTTCTTCCTGTGGTATGTTCCGGACATATCAGATAGTGGCAAATTGGGCTATTACTTCATCATATATTGTGGCTTCATGACATTTGAATCA TGTGTCCATGTGCCCTACACATCTCTGACTATGTACATCAGCGACAAGCAAGTGGACAGAGACAGTTGTACAGCGTACA GGATGATAGCGGAGGTGACAGGACTTCTGTTCGGTGTCGCCGTCCAAGGTGTGATGGTGAACCCGTATCGTGTGTTGTCTAAACCGGCTTATACACCCATCACTGATGAGGATTACCAATTAGAG AAAACATCCTACTTGTTAGCGTCAGCCGTAATTGTTGGATTATATGTAATCTGCATTTATATCACTTTCTTCGGGACCAAGGAAAGAAAGG GTGTGATAGATGACATCCCAGAGCCTTTCTTCCAGTCACTAAAGATGGTGTTCTCCTTCGGACCATACGTCAAGCTCACTATGGCCTTCCTCTTCATATCACTAGCAACACAG ATTGTCCAAGGAAACCTTGCTCTCTACATCACACATTCCCTGAAGCTAGGTTCACAGTTCTCGTACGGAATATTTGCTTTAGTG GCAGTTGCCATCCTTGTGATGCCGTTATGGCAGCTCTTGAGCATTAAGATTGGGAAGAAAATATCCTTTGCAATTGCGGCTATT CTGTACGTCCCCGTCCTGTATATACAACTCTTTCTACCCCCCAAGAACATGATCGGTCTGTATGGCTGCTTAGTGCTGGCTGGGGCAGTGGTTTCTGCATCATTTTTACTTCCATG GTCGATGCTTCCTGACGTCCTGGATGACTTCATGCTGAAGAAGGGTCACAGGAAAGATGCTGTTTTCTATTCTTTCTATGTGTTCTTCAACAAGTTATCTGTTGGGGTTTCCCTTGGGATATCACAGTTGGCGCTAGG GTTTAATGGTTATGATTCGAAACGACAAGTCCAGCCGGATTCTGTGGCTATAACCCTACGGATGCTGATCGCCCCAGTCCCTATAGTATGCTGTCTGATAAGCCTCATCTTTATCTACCTCTACCCAATTGATGAGAAGAGACGACAGGAGATAAGACAATCAATGGAACAGAAAGG TAAAGAAAAAGAAGCGCTAAGGCATAGCCAGATTCTTCAAGACACCGGTGTGACAATAAGAAGTGGATCAGCACATGCAAACCCAAGTTTTGCCGATGATGATCTGAATATTAGGCTATAA
- the LOC135485907 gene encoding sodium-dependent lysophosphatidylcholine symporter 1-B-like isoform X1: MSKEETTPIMGEKEEEAQQESGPTLPVWRRVCFALGGLPYQTTGNVIGFFIPVFLLEVANLNPFYVSVIVLTGKAWDAITDPIVGYLVSRTNTRFGKMRPWLMIAPPFTCVTYFFLWYVPDISDSGKLGYYFIIYCGFMTFESCVHVPYTSLTMYISDKQVDRDSCTAYRMIAEVTGLLFGVAVQGVMVNPYRVLSKPAYTPITDEDYQLEKTSYLLASAVIVGLYVICIYITFFGTKERKGVIDDIPEPFFQSLKMVFSFGPYVKLTMAFLFISLATQIVQGNLALYITHSLKLGSQFSYGIFALVAVAILVMPLWQLLSIKIGKKISFAIAAILYVPVLYIQLFLPPKNMIGLYGCLVLAGAVVSASFLLPWSMLPDVLDDFMLKKGHRKDAVFYSFYVFFNKLSVGVSLGISQLALGFNGYDSKRQVQPDSVAITLRMLIAPVPIVCCLISLIFIYLYPIDEKRRQEIRQSMEQKGKEKEALRHSQILQDTGVTIRSGSAHANPSFADDDLNIRL, encoded by the exons ATGAGCAAG GAAGAGACCACGCCAATCATGGGGGAGAAGGAAGAGGAAGCTCAGCAGGAGTCAGGTCCAACCCTCCCTGTCTGGAGGAGGGTCTGCTTTGCCCTTGGAGGACTGCCATACCAAACTACAGGAAATGTCATAGGATTCTTCATCCCTGTCTTCCTCCTAGAAGTTGCCAAT CTCAATCCATTCTATGTGTCTGTGATTGTCCTGACTGGTAAAGCATGGGATGCTATCACGGATCCTATAGTGGGCTACCTGGTCAGCAGAACCAATACAAGGTTTGGCAAGATGAGACCTTG GCTCATGATTGCCCCACCATTCACTTGTGTCACCTATTTCTTCCTGTGGTATGTTCCGGACATATCAGATAGTGGCAAATTGGGCTATTACTTCATCATATATTGTGGCTTCATGACATTTGAATCA TGTGTCCATGTGCCCTACACATCTCTGACTATGTACATCAGCGACAAGCAAGTGGACAGAGACAGTTGTACAGCGTACA GGATGATAGCGGAGGTGACAGGACTTCTGTTCGGTGTCGCCGTCCAAGGTGTGATGGTGAACCCGTATCGTGTGTTGTCTAAACCGGCTTATACACCCATCACTGATGAGGATTACCAATTAGAG AAAACATCCTACTTGTTAGCGTCAGCCGTAATTGTTGGATTATATGTAATCTGCATTTATATCACTTTCTTCGGGACCAAGGAAAGAAAGG GTGTGATAGATGACATCCCAGAGCCTTTCTTCCAGTCACTAAAGATGGTGTTCTCCTTCGGACCATACGTCAAGCTCACTATGGCCTTCCTCTTCATATCACTAGCAACACAG ATTGTCCAAGGAAACCTTGCTCTCTACATCACACATTCCCTGAAGCTAGGTTCACAGTTCTCGTACGGAATATTTGCTTTAGTG GCAGTTGCCATCCTTGTGATGCCGTTATGGCAGCTCTTGAGCATTAAGATTGGGAAGAAAATATCCTTTGCAATTGCGGCTATT CTGTACGTCCCCGTCCTGTATATACAACTCTTTCTACCCCCCAAGAACATGATCGGTCTGTATGGCTGCTTAGTGCTGGCTGGGGCAGTGGTTTCTGCATCATTTTTACTTCCATG GTCGATGCTTCCTGACGTCCTGGATGACTTCATGCTGAAGAAGGGTCACAGGAAAGATGCTGTTTTCTATTCTTTCTATGTGTTCTTCAACAAGTTATCTGTTGGGGTTTCCCTTGGGATATCACAGTTGGCGCTAGG GTTTAATGGTTATGATTCGAAACGACAAGTCCAGCCGGATTCTGTGGCTATAACCCTACGGATGCTGATCGCCCCAGTCCCTATAGTATGCTGTCTGATAAGCCTCATCTTTATCTACCTCTACCCAATTGATGAGAAGAGACGACAGGAGATAAGACAATCAATGGAACAGAAAGG TAAAGAAAAAGAAGCGCTAAGGCATAGCCAGATTCTTCAAGACACCGGTGTGACAATAAGAAGTGGATCAGCACATGCAAACCCAAGTTTTGCCGATGATGATCTGAATATTAGGCTATAA
- the LOC135485907 gene encoding sodium-dependent lysophosphatidylcholine symporter 1-B-like isoform X2 → MSKEETTPIMGEKEEEAQQESGPTLPVWRRVCFALGGLPYQTTGNVIGFFIPVFLLEVANLNPFYVSVIVLTGKAWDAITDPIVGYLVSRTNTRFGKMRPWILAFPIISCTFYFFLWYAPNLSDGGKVGYYLIMYCGFMTTETCVHVPYTSLTMYISDKQVDRDSCTAYRMIAEVTGLLFGVAVQGVMVNPYRVLSKPAYTPITDEDYQLEKTSYLLASAVIVGLYVICIYITFFGTKERKGVIDDIPEPFFQSLKMVFSFGPYVKLTMAFLFISLATQIVQGNLALYITHSLKLGSQFSYGIFALVAVAILVMPLWQLLSIKIGKKISFAIAAILYVPVLYIQLFLPPKNMIGLYGCLVLAGAVVSASFLLPWSMLPDVLDDFMLKKGHRKDAVFYSFYVFFNKLSVGVSLGISQLALGFNGYDSKRQVQPDSVAITLRMLIAPVPIVCCLISLIFIYLYPIDEKRRQEIRQSMEQKGKEKEALRHSQILQDTGVTIRSGSAHANPSFADDDLNIRL, encoded by the exons ATGAGCAAG GAAGAGACCACGCCAATCATGGGGGAGAAGGAAGAGGAAGCTCAGCAGGAGTCAGGTCCAACCCTCCCTGTCTGGAGGAGGGTCTGCTTTGCCCTTGGAGGACTGCCATACCAAACTACAGGAAATGTCATAGGATTCTTCATCCCTGTCTTCCTCCTAGAAGTTGCCAAT CTCAATCCATTCTATGTGTCTGTGATTGTCCTGACTGGTAAAGCATGGGATGCTATCACGGATCCTATAGTGGGCTACCTGGTCAGCAGAACCAATACAAGGTTTGGCAAGATGAGACCTTG GATCCTGGCTTTCCCCATAATCTCCTGCACTTTCTACTTCTTCCTGTGGTATGCACCTAATCTCTCAGATGGCGGTAAAGTTGGATATTACTTGATCATGTACTGTGGTTTCATGACAACAGAAACA TGTGTCCATGTGCCCTACACATCTCTGACTATGTACATCAGCGACAAGCAAGTGGACAGAGACAGTTGTACAGCGTACA GGATGATAGCGGAGGTGACAGGACTTCTGTTCGGTGTCGCCGTCCAAGGTGTGATGGTGAACCCGTATCGTGTGTTGTCTAAACCGGCTTATACACCCATCACTGATGAGGATTACCAATTAGAG AAAACATCCTACTTGTTAGCGTCAGCCGTAATTGTTGGATTATATGTAATCTGCATTTATATCACTTTCTTCGGGACCAAGGAAAGAAAGG GTGTGATAGATGACATCCCAGAGCCTTTCTTCCAGTCACTAAAGATGGTGTTCTCCTTCGGACCATACGTCAAGCTCACTATGGCCTTCCTCTTCATATCACTAGCAACACAG ATTGTCCAAGGAAACCTTGCTCTCTACATCACACATTCCCTGAAGCTAGGTTCACAGTTCTCGTACGGAATATTTGCTTTAGTG GCAGTTGCCATCCTTGTGATGCCGTTATGGCAGCTCTTGAGCATTAAGATTGGGAAGAAAATATCCTTTGCAATTGCGGCTATT CTGTACGTCCCCGTCCTGTATATACAACTCTTTCTACCCCCCAAGAACATGATCGGTCTGTATGGCTGCTTAGTGCTGGCTGGGGCAGTGGTTTCTGCATCATTTTTACTTCCATG GTCGATGCTTCCTGACGTCCTGGATGACTTCATGCTGAAGAAGGGTCACAGGAAAGATGCTGTTTTCTATTCTTTCTATGTGTTCTTCAACAAGTTATCTGTTGGGGTTTCCCTTGGGATATCACAGTTGGCGCTAGG GTTTAATGGTTATGATTCGAAACGACAAGTCCAGCCGGATTCTGTGGCTATAACCCTACGGATGCTGATCGCCCCAGTCCCTATAGTATGCTGTCTGATAAGCCTCATCTTTATCTACCTCTACCCAATTGATGAGAAGAGACGACAGGAGATAAGACAATCAATGGAACAGAAAGG TAAAGAAAAAGAAGCGCTAAGGCATAGCCAGATTCTTCAAGACACCGGTGTGACAATAAGAAGTGGATCAGCACATGCAAACCCAAGTTTTGCCGATGATGATCTGAATATTAGGCTATAA
- the LOC135485908 gene encoding mitochondrial enolase superfamily member 1-like, with product MAVKILSLDVKDIRFPTSLQNDGSDAMHTDPDYSCAYVTLATDSEHSGFGHTFTIGRGTEIVCEAVEILSRFVVGQVAQDIFDNFGEFYRKITNDTQLRWIGPEKGVVHLAAAAVLNALWDLWGKMENKPVWKLLVDMEPEKLVSLIDFRWLSDSLTKEEALELLRKGQDGKQEREDEMRRDGYPAYTTSAGWLGYNDDKIRQLLRDAQADGFKRFKFKVGANLEEDIRRLRIVRDEIGYDIPMMTDANQRWDVDEAIHWMKQLAEFKPLWIEEPTSPDDVLGHLEIAKALNPLGIKVATGEMCQNKVMFKQFLKSGAMQFCQIDSCRVASVNENLAIMLMAQKYNVPVCPHAGGVGLCELVQHLSFFYYICISRTLENRMTEFANHLHEHYKDPVVIKNSAYQMPLVPGYSGEMFEDSARQYEYPNGPVWQKLFQEGKATRPVKYLQFMRDNQ from the exons ATGGCAGTCAAGATACTCAGTTTGGATGTGAAAGACATACGTTTTCCAACATCACTGCAAAACGATGGATCTGATGCTATG CACACAGATCCAGACTATTCCTGTGCATATGTAACACTTGCAACAGATAGTGAGCATTCAGGTTTTGGTCACACATTCACCATTGGAAGAGGCACTGAAATAG TTTGTGAAGCTGTCGAGATTCTCTCACGGTTTGTGGTTGGCCAGGTTGCTCAGGATATCTTTGACAATTTCGGTGAATTTTACCGAAAGATCACAAACGACACACAACTGAGATGG ATTGGGCCAGAAAAAGGAGTGGTGCATCTGGCAGCAGCAGCTGTCCTCAATGCTCTCTGGGACTTGTGGGGCAAGATGGAGAACAAG CCAGTGTGGAAGTTGTTAGTTGACATG GAGCCAGAGAAATTGGTGTCTTTGATTGACTTCAGATGGCT TTCAGATTCATTAACAAAAGAAGAAGCTTTAG AGCTCTTGAGGAAAGGACAAGATGGTAAACAGGAAAGAG AGGATGAGATGAGACGGGATGGTTACCCAGCATACACGACGTCTGCTGGTTGGCTTGGTTACAACGATGACAAGATCAGACAG CTCCTGAGGGACGCGCAAGCTGATGGTTTCAAAAG ATTCAAGTTCAAGGTCGGAGCCAATTTGGAAGAAGACATCAGACGCCTGCGTATTGTAAGAGATGAAATAGGATACGATATACCTATG ATGACCGATGCCAATCAGAGATGGGATGTCGATGAGGCCATACACTGGATGAAGCAACTTGCTGAATTTAAACCATTATGGATTGAAGAACCAACCAGTCCAGACGACGTGCTAGGTCATCTTGAAATAGCCAAG GCTTTAAATCCACTTGGCATCAAGGTTGCCACTGGCGAAATGTGCCAAAACAAGGTGATGTTCAAACAGTTCTTGAAGTCGGGTGCAATGCAGTTCTGCCAGATAGATTCCTGCCGTGTTGCCAGTGTCAATGAAAACCTCGCCATTATGTTGATGGCTCAAAAGTACAATG TCCCTGTTTGTCCACACGCCGGAGGTGTTGGTCTCTGTGAGCTGGTACAGCATCTCTCGTTTTTTTACTACATATGCATCAGTAGGACTCTAGAAAACAG AATGACAGAGTTTGCCAACCATCTTCATGAACACTACAAAGACCCTGTGGTAATAAAGAATTCCGCCTACCAAATGCCTTTG GTGCCTGGTTATAGTGGTGAGATGTTTGAGGACTCTGCGAGACAGTATGAGTACCCGAATGGACCCGTATGGCAGAAATTGTTTCAAGAGGGAAAGGCTACGCGTCCAGTGAAATATTTACAGTTCATGAGAGACAATCAGTAG
- the LOC135486096 gene encoding uncharacterized protein LOC135486096 codes for MNRLGVVCFLAILYISGTYGLKCKKCEQTTNFNTPNLAECKAAATEDLCVSPNTKCGAVVDATNSKTVFGCFTPAKCSDATLCCGSDDCNQAITGGNVLPTTAAATTAASPSAGTGTTAAAAAAATTAKTGGAATPAVSLGVLVLVTLIAASKVF; via the exons ATGAACCGCTTAGGAGTAGTCTGTTTTTTGGCAATCCTGTACATTTCAG GAACCTACGGTCTTAAATGCAAGAAGTGCGAGCAAACGACCAACTTTAACACTCCAAATTTAGCTGAATGTAAAGCCGCCGCGACGGAAGATTTGTGCGTGAGTCCTAACACAAAATGCGGT GCAGTAGTTGACGCAACTAACTCGAAGACAGTATTCGGATGCTTCACGCCTGCCAAATGTAGCGACGCAACGCTCTGCTGCGGTAGTGATGATTGTAATCAGGCGATTACTGGCGGGAATGTCCTTCCAACGACAGCCGCCGCGACCACAGCAGCTTCCCCATCTGCTGGAACCGGGACGACGGCGGCGGCGGCTGCTGCTGCAACAACAGCCAAGACTGGTGGAGCTGCCACCCCTGCTGTCAGCCTGGGTGTGCTTGTCTTAGTGACATTGATCGCGGCTTCCAAAGTGTTCTAG